From Thermococcus sp., the proteins below share one genomic window:
- a CDS encoding ATP pyrophosphatase, with product LALKTTIGLSPHWENFGALKTLAGAMGKELLTFDMANGSDALAEFLGSLGVDYLIAGDVLLEDHKVWVEALAEKAGIKALEPLWGRNTLDLALEMLREGLEWAIIAVDRKKLPKEALTYTFSSENDLEEFLKAYPGVDPIGEFGEFHTVVLASPLFEGRFKLAVNSFEESERYHWVRFGLVRA from the coding sequence TGCTGGCGCTCAAAACCACGATAGGTCTCTCGCCCCACTGGGAGAATTTTGGAGCTCTAAAAACGCTCGCCGGGGCAATGGGGAAGGAGTTGCTTACCTTTGACATGGCCAATGGAAGCGACGCCTTAGCTGAATTTCTCGGTTCCCTCGGCGTTGATTACCTCATCGCTGGGGACGTTCTCCTTGAGGATCACAAGGTGTGGGTTGAAGCCCTCGCTGAGAAGGCCGGAATTAAGGCCCTTGAGCCATTATGGGGGAGGAACACCCTCGACCTTGCCCTCGAAATGCTCAGGGAAGGCCTTGAGTGGGCGATAATAGCCGTTGACAGGAAGAAATTGCCAAAAGAAGCGCTGACCTACACCTTCAGCTCAGAAAACGACCTGGAGGAATTTTTGAAAGCCTATCCCGGTGTTGACCCGATTGGAGAATTTGGAGAGTTCCACACGGTTGTCCTGGCATCGCCTCTTTTTGAGGGACGTTTCAAGCTCGCTGTAAACTCCTTCGAGGAGAGCGAGAGATACCACTGGGTTCGCTTTGGGTTGGTGAGAGCGTGA
- the cobZ gene encoding alpha-ribazole phosphatase CobZ — translation MNAEELLQKLERSGITLKDMLDTAMELYVGDESEKVRRRLKRVMLRHLNDINVQALLLSALLLEENFRVEGDPVNLVADELIGINIAEYIGGKMALFNFFYYDTRKPGILAELPPFLDDAIGGFIAGCMTRLFQEDFE, via the coding sequence GTGAACGCCGAAGAACTCCTCCAAAAACTCGAAAGGTCCGGGATAACCCTAAAGGACATGCTTGACACGGCGATGGAGCTCTACGTTGGAGATGAGAGTGAGAAGGTAAGGAGAAGACTCAAGAGGGTTATGCTCCGCCACCTCAATGACATCAACGTTCAGGCCCTCCTTTTGTCGGCCCTTCTCCTTGAGGAGAACTTTAGGGTTGAAGGCGACCCTGTTAATCTGGTTGCGGACGAGCTCATCGGAATCAACATCGCGGAGTACATAGGCGGTAAAATGGCCCTCTTCAACTTCTTCTACTACGACACGAGAAAGCCGGGAATTCTCGCCGAGCTACCGCCTTTTTTGGACGATGCAATCGGAGGATTTATAGCGGGCTGTATGACAAGGCTTTTCCAGGAGGACTTTGAATGA